In Eretmochelys imbricata isolate rEreImb1 chromosome 4, rEreImb1.hap1, whole genome shotgun sequence, a single window of DNA contains:
- the SPON2 gene encoding spondin-2 produces MENLMLGNRSCKVIWTLLITILGYTSCLPVGDDSVCTAEEVAKYSILFVGKWSQAAFPKQYPLYRPPAQWSSLLGVTHSSDYNMWKKDEYASNGVRDFAEKGEAWTLMREIEAAGEKIQSVHGIFSAPAISSGTGQTFTELEAHSRHSLVSFIVRIVPSPDWFVGVDSLNLCEGDHWKEQETVELFPYDAGTDSGFTFSSPNFATIPQDNVTEITCSSPSHPANSFYYPKLKSLPPIARVTIVKLKRNQLGLPGPEPNLTAIGNEIDDSVSETPLDCEISLWSSWGLCRGTCGKIGTKTRTRYVRLQAANNGTPCPNLDEEIECEPDNCV; encoded by the exons ATGGAAAACCTGATGCTTGGCAACAGATCCTGTAAAGTTATCTGGACGCTGCTTATAACAATTTTAGGCTATACCAGCTGTCTGCCTGTGGGTGATGATTCTGTTTGCACAGCAGAGGAAGTTGCTAAGTACAGCATACTCTTTGTAGGGAAATGGAGTCAGGCTGCTTTCCCTAAGCAGTATCCCCTTTATAGGCCTCCAGCACAGTGGTCTTCCTTGCTAG GTGTTACCCATAGTTCTGACTATAACATGTGGAAAAAGGATGAATATGCCAGCAATGGTGTGCGTGATTTTGCTGAAAAGGGTGAAGCATGGACATTAATGAGGGAAATAgaagcagctggagaaaaaattCAAAGTGTGCATGGAATCTTCTCAGCTCCTGCCATTTCCAGTGGTACAGGACAAACCTTCACAGAATTAGAAGCACATTCAAGACACTCCTTA GTTTCTTTTATTGTACGAATTGTGCCCAGCCCTGATTGGTTTGTGGGTGTTGACAGTCTAAATCTATGTGAAGGAGATCATTGGAAAGAACAAGAAACAGTAGAACTTTTTCCATATGATGCTGGAACAGACAGTGGTTTCACATTTTCCTCACCAAACTTTGCCACTATTCCACAGGACAATGTTACAGAA atCACTTGTTCCTCTCCAAGTCACCCAGCAAACTCATTTTATTATCCCAAGCTAAAAAGTTTGCCACCTATTGCTCGAGTAACCATTGTAAAACTTAAAAGAAACCAGCTGGGTCTTCCTGGTCCTGAGCCTAACCTGACTGCTATAGGCAATGAAATAGATGACTCTGTCTCAG AAACACCACTGGACTGTGAGATTTCACTGTGGTCTTCCTGGGGTCTTTGCAGAGGTACTTGTGGAAAGATAGGGACCAAAACCAGAACTCGTTATGTACGCCTTCAAGCTGCCAATAATGGAACTCCTTGTCCAAACCTGGATGAAGAAATAGAATGTGAACCAGACAATTGTGTCTGA